One Cyprinus carpio isolate SPL01 chromosome A16, ASM1834038v1, whole genome shotgun sequence genomic region harbors:
- the LOC109102668 gene encoding dyslexia-associated protein KIAA0319-like has protein sequence MNSSLILSLMLLFCIRVSGQCWQAATYSESVVSPELRSSSILRVPDVLSLAQCAGACCDLPGCDLAWFFERGCYVLSCQHKENCQPKQRPGTDSLLAFLQRGPPQTLVLQSLVREESFPNHWQPLHRSEDPMKDLALLEGIQDLDNTDAEYAENFRSVDDKRAEDRNAATVEQEERPGLYDWPLVKEGKEEFNQSETEKIGDDRLTTVQGPLESSPLPISPLPEMRNESKSSLNEADSDVTPPKSNFLLSLKVEEVPQNISSTTAAPNDLQDISTEPSRFSTDSGSFVTSPSTEATLQMISEEPVRPLTVSISGPVEVTLPQNTVELTASVNLEDIAAPYTYEWTLVASPDRHHGVIEGRHKSIQLSELSVGVYTVRVSVKAQQAYGESTVNFTVHPAVNINKPPKAITLPKSQDVLLQEGSIFIINGSQSMDDAGIVSYLWEKVDGPFWKPEGPFDTPVLQLQNLSPGEYTFKLTVSDSDGLTDSSTATVRVSKPKDDPPRARAGTDQVVTLPVDHLTLWGNHSTDDHAVTSYLWTLHPSSLNQKITMQDVRSPFLQLSDLREGRYMFQLTVTDSRGQQDSDTVSVTVLPANKAPVAITGPDRQLLLPVNSITLNGSDSTDDQAVISYQWDMLSGPPGLKIEDANKAVAIATGLRSGNYKFRLTVTDQQGETDSAVLTITIKEPKSLPLVAPCQRQPHTLTLPNNSLVLRGSVSNSGTANESFLWVRDEQSPAAGDVLYGSDHEAFLYLANLVEGTYLFQLRVTDVQGRSSMATATVEVCPDPREREEVELELQVGVAQVSQEQKDTVVRQLAALLHVLDSDIALKGLHGQSDISTVFRFSVQGPDGTIPGPKLARLLRNQLLQEKTDFLLFKVLRVDTVMCLLRCSGRGQCDPITRSCCCDPLWMENPIRRFLDDGESNCDWSVLYVTISCFGTIIFLLSVSWICVCCCKRGRRTKVRKKTKYTILDNMDEQERMELQPKYNIKHRSTEHNSSLMMSESELDSEQDNLFNYGKSRNRANGAVRNGDTFSLCPVEG, from the exons ATGAATTCCTCACTAATTCTCTCGCTCATGttgctcttctgtatcagag TATCGGGGCAGTGCTGGCAGGCCGCAACCTACTCTGAGAGCGTAGTGTCTCCGGAGCTGAGGAGCAGCAGTATTTTGCGGGTTCCAGATGTGTTGTCTCTGGCCCAGTGTGCGGGAGCCTGTTGTGATCTCCCGGGCTGTGACCTGGCCTGGTTTTTTGAGCGGGGCTGCTATGTCCTCAGTTGTCAACACAAAGAGAACTGCCAGCCAAAGCAGAGACCAGGTACTGACTCTCTCCTGGCATTTTTGCAACGTGGTCCCCCACAGACACTTGTTCTGCAATCCCTGGTTCGAGAAGAGTCTTTCCCAAACCACTGGCAGCCCCTGCACAGGTCAGAGGACCCCATGAAGGACCTTGCCTTGTTGGAAGGCATTCAGGATTTGGACAACACTGATGCTGAGTATGCTGAGAATTTCAGAAGTGTGGATGACAAAAGAGCTGAAGACAGAAATGCTGCAACAGTAGAACAAGAAGAGCGACCTGGGCTATATGATTGGCCACTTGtaaaagaaggaaaagaagaattcaaccaatcagagacAGAGAAAATTGGTGACGACAGACTAACAACAGTGCAGGGCCCTCTTGAAAGCAGCCCCTTACCTATAAGTCCCCTCCcagaaatgagaaatgaaagCAAATCATCTCTTAATGAAGCCGATTCTGATGTTACGCCCCCA AAAAGCAATTTTCTTTTATCATTAAAGGTTGAAGAAGTCCCACAGAACATTTCATCTACAACTGCTGCACCTAACGACCTGCAGGATATCAGCACAGAGCCGTCGAGGTTCAGCACAGACAGTGGTTCCTTCGTTACTTCTCCAAGCACTGAGGCCACGCTGCAAATGATCTCAGAAGAGCCAG TAAGACCCCTGACTGTGTCCATTAGTGGCCCTGTGGAGGTCACACTGCCTCAAAATACTGTTGAACTAACTGCTTCTGTAAATCTAGAAGACATTGCTG CTCCTTACACGTATGAGTGGACTTTGGTAGCCTCACCAGATAGACACCACGGGGTGATAGAGGGGCGGCACAAGTCTATCCAACTTTCAGAA CTTTCCGTGGGTGTCTATACTGTCAGAGTGAGTGTGAAAGCACAACAAGCGTATGGAGAAAGTACTGTGAACTTCACAGTACACCCTG CCGTGAATATAAACAAGCCTCCTAAAGCCATCACTCTGCCCAAGAGCCAAGATGTGCTTCTCCAAGAAGGTTCCATCTTCATCATTAATGGGAGTC AGAGTATGGATGATGCTGGAATAGTCAGTTACTTGTGGGAGAAGGTGGACGGCCCTTTTTGGAAACCTGAAGGCCCTTTTGATACACCTGTACTCCAGCTGCAAAATCTTTCACCAGGAGAATATACCTTTAA GCTGACAGTGTCTGATTCTGATGGGCTGACCGACTCCAGCACTGCCACTGTAAGGGTCAGCAAACCAAAAGATGACCCACCTCGGGCCAGAGCAGGCACTGACCAGGTCGTCACCCTGCCCGTCGACCACCTCACCTTGTGGGGTAACCACAGCACGGATGACCACGCCGTTACAAGCTACCTCTGGACTCTCCATCCCAGCAGCCTGAATCAAAAGATTACCATGCAG GATGTAAGATCACCGTTCCTGCAGCTATCTGATCTCCGGGAGGGTCGGTACATGTTTCAGCTGACAGTCACTGACTCCAGAGGTCAACAGGATTCAGACACCGTCTCAGTCACTGTGCTGCCTG CAAACAAAGCACCAGTCGCTATAACAGGACCAGACAGGCAGCTCCTCCTCCCAGTCAACAGCATCACGTTGAATGGCAGCGACAGCACTGATGATCAGGCCGTCATCAGCTACCAGTGGGACATGCTCAG TGGCCCTCCAGGCTTGAAGATAGAAGATGCCAATAAAGCAGTTGCCATAGCGACTGGCCTGAGATCTGGGAATTACAAGTTCAGGCTGACTGTGACAGATCAGCAAGGAGAAACAGACAGTGCAGTCCTAACCATCACCATTAAAGAAC CAAAAAGCTTGCCACTGGTCGCCCCATGCCAGCGGcagccacacacactcactctaccCAACAACTCTCTGGTGCTCAGGGGCTCCGTGTCCAACAGTGGAACAGCAAATGAATCTTTTCTTTGGGTCAGAGATGAACAGAGCCCTGCTGCTGGG GATGTGTTATATGGTTCAGATCATGAGGCCTTCCTTTACCTTGCCAACCTGGTAGAAGGAACGTACCTGTTCCAGCTCCGGGTCACTGATGTCCAGGGCCGATCAAGCATGGCTACAGCCACTGTGGAAGTATGCCCTG ATCCACGTGAGCGAGAGGAGGTGGAGCTTGAGCTGCAGGTGGGCGTGGCTCAGGTCAGTCAGGAACAGAAGGACACGGTGGTGAGACAGCTGGCAGCATTACTGCATGTTCTGGACTCAGACATTGCACTGAAGGGCCTGCACGGCCAGTCAGACATCAG cACAGTATTTAGGTTCTCGGTGCAGGGTCCTGATGGTACGATTCCAGGACCTAAGCTCGCTCGTCTGCTGAGAAACCAGCTGTTGCAAGAGAAAACTGACTTCTTGCTCTTTAAGGTCTTAAGAGTGGACACAGTCA TGTGTTTGCTGCGGTGTTCTGGACGTGGTCAGTGTGATCCCATAACAAGGAGCTGTTGCTGTGACCCTCTTTGGATGGAGAACCCCATTCGGCGCTTCCTTGATGATGGCGAGAGTAATTGTG ACTGGAGCGTGTTGTATGTCACAATCTCTTGTTTCGGGACAATCATTTTCCTCTTGTCCGTCAGCTGGATTTGTGTCTGCTGCTGTAAAAG AGGGAGACGCACAAAAGTGAGGAAGAAAACTAAGTACAC